In Helicoverpa armigera isolate CAAS_96S chromosome 20, ASM3070526v1, whole genome shotgun sequence, one DNA window encodes the following:
- the LOC126056291 gene encoding zinc carboxypeptidase-like, giving the protein MNFKEIFLVLAISVAITITNAEYVSYDQYKVYKIIPSSDTEVQILLDVQKSNQYLFWSDIVAKNSDVRIMVAPAKQVEFEKYFESVNIPMRVVIEDVQKLINEQMERPATRSAKYEWNYYLSLNEIYAWIDQVVEEHADVAKAVTIGNSVEGRPIRGIIIDFKKQVNPIIGMIEGGIHAREWISPATVTYIINEFLTSSDPEVRFMAENIVWHIFPVVNPDGYAYTFSDNRMWRKNRSRFNHTSCAIYGLSDDISNGIDLNRNFGYVWMSIGASDIPCAETFAGHVEFSEPESRAIANYVNTIKNEGRMMYYFAFHSYSQMVLVPYSHVAGANVLEAPNYADMFEIAVRGMDKLKAKHGTEYEVGTSAEILYPVSGSSFDWVKGVAEIPIVYLFELRDVGEFGFLLPPARIIPNNQEIMAGLIEMEKVTRGLGYYDIVSGGERAVASFVLFVLALFVAM; this is encoded by the exons ATgaatttcaaagaaatatttttagttttagctATAAGTGTAGCAATTACTATAACAAATGCTGAATATGTTAGTTACGATCAATATAAAGTATACAAAATAATCCCCAGTTCAGATACTGAGGTACAAATACTACTAGATGtacaaaaatcaaatcaatatttattttggagtgACATTGTTGCTAAGAACAGTGATGTTAGGATTATGGTGGCTCCAGCAAAACAAGtggaatttgaaaaatattttgaaagtgtaAATATTCCAATGAGAGTTGTCATTGAAGATGTAcaaaa GCTAATCAACGAACAGATGGAGCGCCCAGCAACCCGAAGTGCCAAGTATGAATGGAACTACTACTTATCCCTAAATGAAATCTACGCTTGGATCGACCAAGTCGTAGAAGAACATGCTGATGTAGCCAAAGCCGTCACTATCGGCAACTCAGTAGAAGGCAGACCGATCAGAGGAATCATAATTGATTTCAAAAAGCAAGTTAATCCTATCATTGGTATGATTGAAGGTGGTATTCACGCTAGAGAGTGGATCTCACCTGCTACAGTGACCTATATCATCAATGAGTTCTTGACTAGCTCTGATCCTGAAGTCAGGTTTATGGCTGAAAACATTGTATGGCATATCTTCCCTGTTGTCAATCCTGATGGCTACGCGTATACTTTTAGTGAT AACAGAATGTGGAGAAAGAACAGAAGCAGGTTCAACCACACATCTTGTGCCATCTATGGACTTTCTGACGACATCAGTAATGGAATCGACTTGAACAGAAACTTTGGTTATGTATGGATGT cCATTGGAGCATCAGACATCCCATGCGCCGAAACCTTTGCTGGCCACGTAGAATTCTCAGAGCCTGAATCCCGAGCCATCGCGAACTATGTCAACACCATTAAGAATGAGGGTCGTATGATGTACTACTTCGCTTTCCACTCGTACTCACAGATGGTGCTGGTTCCTTACAGCCATGTAGCTGGAGCGAATGTGCTGGAAGCTCCCAATTATGCTGATATG tttGAGATTGCAGTCAGAGGAATGGACAAACTGAAAGCTAAACACGGTACAGAATACGAAGTGGGTACATCAGCTGAAATTCtgt ACCCAGTAAGTGGATCCAGCTTCGACTGGGTAAAAGGCGTAGCAGAAATCCCCATAGTCTACCTCTTCGAGCTTCGCGACGTTGGAGAATTCGGCTTCCTCTTACCCCCAGCACGCATCATTCCTAACAACCAGGAGATCATGGCTGGACTGATAGAAATGGAGAAGGTGACTCGAGGATTGGGATACTATGATATTGTCAGTGGTGGAGAGAGGGCCGTGGCCAGTTTCGTTTTGTTTGTTCTGGCTTTGTTTGTAGCTATGTAA
- the LOC110378811 gene encoding zinc carboxypeptidase — MNLTNIIFIFTILAVVSAVKKSYDGYSLYKIIPKDDSEVNVLQEIKRKNLGEFWSDDFKVGFDAKIMVAPEKRDEFVQYVTNENIEATVAIEDIQTAINRQLNPDVIRTSQSYLSYSWSEYHNLNAIYTWLDELQTNHPNIAKTVVMGQSVENRDIKGIVINHHPERENKRVGMIEGTLHAREWISAATVTWIIKEFLTSDDPEIRALAENFEWHIFPVVNPDGYSYTFTDNRMWRKNRSPASIKTCPEGTDDDMSHGVDLNRNFDFQWLTVGASNDSCTNTFAGPTAFSEPETRAIAQYVGTLNDQGEFVYYIAFHSYTQLIIIPYSHVQSDGSLLSGNYGDMYEIAIRGADALRKRYGTTYRVGLSANVMYPMSGTSFDWVKHAYNVPVTYLMELRDLGEFGFLLPANQIIPTALETMDALVEMDRNTEKIGYYHASAGGMFYSMTVVLAGVFIILFH; from the exons ATGaatttaactaatattatatttattttcacaatattaGCTGTAGTTAGTGCAGTGAAGAAAAGTTACGATGGGTATTCACTATATAAAATCATACCAAAAGATGACAGTGAAGTGAACGTATTACAAGAAATTAAACGCAAGAATCTGGGCGAGTTCTGGAGTGATGATTTCAAGGTTGGCTTTGATGCCAAGATCATGGTGGCTCCGGAAAAGCGTGATGAGTTTGTCCAATATgtaacaaatgaaaatattgaagCGACAGTGGCTATTGAAGATATACAAAC AGCGATCAACCGTCAACTTAATCCTGACGTCATTAGAACTTCTCAATCCTATCTGTCTTACTCTTGGTCAGAATACCACAACTTAAACGCCATCTACACATGGCTTGATGAACTTCAAACAAACCATCCGAATATTGCCAAAACTGTTGTCATGGGTCAATCTGTAGAAAACAGAGATATTAAAGGAATCGTCATTAATCATCACCCggaaagagaaaataaaagagTTGGAATGATAGAAGGTACACTTCATGCTCGTGAATGGATTTCTGCAGCGACGGTTACTTGGATCATTAAGGAATTCTTGACTAGTGATGACCCTGAAATTAGAGCTTTGGCAGAAAACTTCGAATGGCATATCTTCCCTGTAGTTAACCCTGATGGTTATTCTTATACTTTTACTGAT AATCGTATGTGGAGAAAGAATCGTAGTCCCGCTTCTATAAAGACTTGCCCAGAAGGTACTGATGACGATATGAGCCACGGTGTGGATCTCAATAGGAACTTTGATTTTCAATGGCTGA CTGTAGGCGCATCCAATGATTCCTGCACAAATACATTTGCTGGTCCAACGGCATTCTCAGAGCCTGAAACGAGAGCCATTGCCCAATATGTGGGCACCCTCAATGACCAAGGAGAATTTGTTTACTATATCGCGTTCCATTCTTACACCCAGTTGATCATCATACCTTATAGTCACGTGCAAAGTGATGGCTCACTGCTCTCTGGAAATTATGGTGACATG TACGAAATTGCAATCAGAGGAGCTGATGCCTTGAGGAAAAGATATGGAACAACTTACCGAGTTGGTTTGTCTGCTAATGTGATGT ATCCCATGAGCGGCACCAGTTTCGATTGGGTCAAGCACGCCTACAACGTGCCCGTTACTTACCTCATGGAGCTTCGTGACCTTGGGGAGTTCGGTTTCCTGCTTCCAGCCAATCAGATCATACCAACGGCTTTAGAAACTATGGATGCTCTTGTGGAGATGGATAGGAATACAGAGAAGATTGGATATTACCATGCTTCGGCTGGTGGCATGTTTTATTCTATGACTGTTGTTTTAGCtggtgtttttattattttgttccaTTAA